The DNA window AGGGATAAGCTTTCAGTTGTCAAAGGAAAATAGCTTCACATTTTCTCCTCCTTCCTGTCAGTTTTAATGTGATGCGCTTTGTTGCCTTTTGGAAAATGTAGCTTCCTTTTTTTGCCTCACAAAAACTACTTTGACTATTTCTGACTTTGCGAGAGTCTGcgtctgtgtatctgtgtgttttcCATGGCTGATTTGAACAGCTCTGACATTTGACGCCACTTTGCACACATTTTCCCTTCTCccctttttatttcttttgctttgctgaacaaaaaaccaaaaaaaaaaaatagaaacaacaaaaaagaattctAAAGCAGCATATAAAATAGAGAAATGTTTACGgggttgcaaaaaaaaaaataaacaaaatagtGCCAGCTGCCAGTCATTCATGGACTGACATATGGCTCACCAGCAGGTGGGCGCAGATGcggcagggggcgtggctgggctTGTTAGTGTGCCAGTTATGCGACCATAAATAGCTGACGGCAGCTCAACTGCCACTGCCctcggccacgccccttccGCCTCACGCCTCCACCTGCACGTTAATAGCTTAAAGTGAGCCCTTTTGACTGCCCCTCCGCCAAGCGATGGAAAAATGCTGGAAAGTGTGGAGAATCGGgcgaaaagcggaaaagcgagaGCATGCTACCTGGCTGATGACTTGGGCGCAGCCCACTTTGCTGCTCAATTTAACGCCAACAAAAAGGCAGCCACTTTAACACAGCTACGCGGCCATCAAGGGGTTAAGAAATGTGATAATACAGATGAAGGGATTAGAGAACTAAAATAAACATTCATCGCTTATCTAACACAACTGAAATTGGTAGTAATTtcagaaatatttatgatgaGTTTCTCTGAAGAATCTTGAAATAAGGGATTCCCTTATACATCGTAGTAAAATAATCAATTACATTTTCCTTGAGACACAGATATGAATGTTCTTTTCCAGATTTTTTTCTAGTTTTATACAGACCACTCGCACTTTTATAGAAACCCTTACGTTTACCGAGCCATAATGACAGAGTGCCAAAAAATTAAGTCAAGATACCTCGGGGCGAAAGAAAAAACGGAGCAAAATGCAATTCCAACTGCCAGCAATGTTTGCTCATcgtgtttgcgtgtgtgtttgtatttatttagtaTATTGTAGCAACACGCATGGGGTCCTTGGAGTTTTCTTCCTAAATGCTTTTCACTCAACTCACTTTTTCTTCTAGTTTATACGAGTTTTGGGCTTGGGCTGATGCCCCTAAAAACCAGTGTatgagtgtgtatgtgtttatTTTGCTCATTTCTCATTTCCTTTCATTTTCTGGGCCAAGAAGGACTAACTCGTAATATGTCGACTTACCTGCAACCCAAGTAAAGCAAAGAACTAAATTCTAAATTAGATTCTATTTGTCTTAGCCCATAGTAGAGTATGAAAGACCTGAAAAGCGAGAAGTTCACtcagtttttatatttttatatttttttttttcatgaAAAGAATTTTAAGTTGACTTGAGCATTCAAACGAATGAATGATGTGTGTGAGCGGAGAATTTTGTAAGAGCGCTGCCATAAACACACTTCACAGAAAAAGGGTGAAAGCTCattgcatttcaaattttCCGACGAATATTTAATTGGTTTCTCAAACTGCTCAGTCCTGCAACTTCTgacaaaattcaattaagttacttgcaaagcaaacaaagcaaaaacaaattaaacgtTCAACAGATTCTGTAATGCCGTGCTTAGGCAAGTCAAATATCGAAAGTTTGCTCAACACTTGCGCTTGGTCaccaaaaattgtattttcaatttatgtcAGCTGCAAAACAAGCGTAAAAATTATAAAGTATCATCTCAAGGACCTGTCGCATatgtgctttttgtttgcgcaatggataaataaattgcacttTTGCAAAAACGTATATTTCCTGCTAAAACTGGAAATTTTCGAAGGCAgctttaaaaagaaattaaagctATTAAAGACTATACATGTCGAGTGCATTTTACAGAATGCTTTTGCATCCAAGAGGATTGCCCCGGCAACTGTCGTCCTTTCAATATTTCGTATACGCATCGTGCGCCTGCTGGCAATTTAAATTCTTCCTTTTCCAAACTGCAGATATGCTCTTTTATGTTGTGGGACCGCCAGTTCACTCTGGCTGCTCTGGCTGTTAACGAACATTTATTCTTGTTGAATGTATACATTTTATCGTGCTCATATTTATGCCCAAGTTGTGCAAGCACTTCGTGTTTTTTGTAAAAACAGATTATTGCTTCCGGCATGTGGGATCCGATACAGAAACAAGGCGGAGAACCTTTCAAGACATGCTCAGGCTCTTGGGAAAATTGAACGCTTAAACCACTTTGTTATTTGCTAGTTAGGTTGACAAAAGACGCatcttgaaaatattttagtagTCGAATAAAATAGAACTTAATTATTTAGGGAAAACTTAAAAGCTTGAGAGGATTTCCTTGTTAATGACCCGACTTTTACATGAAACTCATATTTTTCGGGAAACAATTGTCAAGCTCACCAAAGTTTATAAACATTGTCAGGGGGGATTGCAAAAATCCACGCTTATTTGTGAAGTGCAATTTCCTTCCGTATTTGCCTTGAGCTCTCCTAGTCGAGTAAAACTCATTAACGCACGTTCCCGTTCCGAAAACTAAACTACACAACTATCCAGAAAGTTTTGTTTGGCAAGACATTAGCAggaaataagcaaataaagtgAGGCAAACAAACGTAGCTGCGTTTGCCGAAGGGAGAGCCGGAAAATCCCTCAATTCACAGTGCACTTTGTGAAAACTTATTTTGCTTTCGACTGGAAAAGGGGGAcacaaactttttgctttgAGTAGATTGTTTTGTGATTTCTGCTGGCTTTTAGTTGCGCAGCATATTCCTATGATTCACTATATTTGACTGAGGTCTTTATCTAGTGTAGCAAAGGGCTTATATGCCAACAGTTTACCTAACAAGCTAAGAAATTAGGAAAATCAATCTATTGAATTAGTTGAGTGCCAAccaatttttctatttttgcaTAGAATTTCCCAAATGTATTCTTAATATTCCACTAAACTTAAAAGTAACATTTTGTGtacttatttaataaaattataatgtGTAAGCTTAAAGTTTTAGTAAGTTCGTATTTATGGCATAGCCCTGATATTTTCGGTGTGTAGTAATTTTGGTGAAGTACGAATGTGGGGTGGGAGTACTACCCTCTTTTATGCCTGCCACGTTTCGAACATAAACGAACGAGTATACGACTTCCTCGACCGCAAAGGAGGCACGCGCGCAATTTGTCAATCAATAAATTTGCCATAATTAATGCTGCTTATTGGCATTTCATACACTAAGAGCATGCAACCAAGCAATCTATTTATACAGTATGAGTATCTATATCAAGGCTggctttctttttctttcttatttgCAGTTACAAAATTTGTACGCATTGGTATTGCCGACAAAAACGATTCACCGCCATATTTCGATAGATTTCTGTACGAGACTGAAATCGATGAAAATGCCGATTTGCAGAGCACTGTCCTCGCTGTCAACGCCAAGGATCACAATGAGTGTGAGTAACAAAAATCCCAGCACTGCACATAAACAACAAACCGGCCCTTCATCAGGTCTAATGTGATTTTGTCCTTCTATTGAAATTAGATTTTAGCTCGAGTGAGGATATTCGTACTTAATAGCTCGAGCAAACGAATATATATTGCATAAACTACCAATTGATTTCATTAAGCGTTTCTTTAATTGTAATTGCCCCGGGGAATGAGCTCATATCATGTCCAacgatttgcatttgaaagACATTTAGACGTAGACAGCTGCTTCAGGGAGAAAGTCCATCAAGAATGTCAGTAAATTTTGGCTACATACATGTGCATGACAGAAATATCCGAGCAATTAAAGACTTGAAACGCTTAATTTATTCAGGGCACAGCTATCATTGCCGTTATTGGTTTGTCtcattacattttcaatttaacaacaaaattgttgctacaattaaaatatttgttaggCTCAATTTaggctttatttatttatttccgcAACTATAGATTCACACTGTAATTTATACGACGTCAATTGCAATAATCCCTTTACCTTCTCACTTCTTGTAAACTTATGTAAAGGCTGTAATAGACAGTTATTATTGCTAGATTTCGCAAATCATTTTCACTCGACTTGAGTCATGAATCCTATAACTTCCTTCCTTATGCCACAAAAAATTATACGAAAAAATACTCGTGCGTAGAGGACGTCATAAACATTTGGTAAAAAccaatttggcaatttccCTTATGGGGCCACAGAAAAtgtatgcataaatattaaacaggCGTTTCAGAATATTTGCCCCTTCCTCGTCGTCATAATAGACATTTacaacatttatatattttaatacaaaGCAAcgtctgtttgtgtgtgcagCCATTGTCAAATATTATTAGGCATCGGCCATGTACCGCAAATATTTGcgaaatattacaaaaatataaatgctcAGTAAGACCAAAGATACACAGCAGAAGATACAGCTCATAGTCATGCATAAATCCATAAAATACAAAGACAAGCACAAGCGAAGAGCAAGTGAGCATCTAATATGAGTATTTGTATATCTGTCTATTGATTCCCATGCggaaattattattgttaataCGGCGAGGGATGGGGAAAGTTCTTCCTCTGCGGCAGATACGATTTGCAGCAcgaaaaacattcaaaatcTCATTGAAAGCGTTTAACAACTTTTTCCATACCGACGGCAAAGGCAACGACAAACTCGTGGGTAGAACTTTGTCTTGTCTTGAATCTGTCTccccaacagcaacagctctCAAAGGACATCCGAGAAGACTGTGAGTCCTTGTTGTCGCCGTCGCGACGACTGCGAAAAAAGCATTAACCCGAATTGGAAAAAACCggagcagaaacaacaaaagcacactgttacaaatatatttcgtGCATACAAAATACATGGTATTGTATATtaagaagaaataaaagctGGGGACTACGATTTAATTGTTATACCGTTCAGTGAATAACATATGAAAATTCTATTACATCATTCAATTACAAATCAACTGCTTAggaataacaaaataaacatgGTTATATCTGTGTTTataaataaccaaaatatGGGAAACAAGTTTActtaaaatcatttaaattaaattaaattcaaaggTATACGCTGCCACAGCAACGAACCCAGTGTAATCCCACCAGAAACGGGAAACAGAGCCGGCGAACGGAAAATAAATGGGCACACGAAAATTTTGAACTACTCGCTGAAGGAAGGGGATTTTAGTTGTATGTGTGAGTCGCATAGAATATGAATTGAAGGCTGAGTCCAACAAAACAGGGTCAGGACAAATCTCTTACTCTTACCGACTCCTTGCGTTGCCATGTTTGTGTCTACTTTGAAATACGAATGGAGCTGTAAAACTTTTGTGCCATTGCGTGCCACATTGCGAATTTATGAGCGAAaagattatttatttgaatgtgCGCGAGGAATTGCCATGTGTTGGCCAAATGTTGTCACATTCGAACCAGTTCGAAGAGTTCTAGGCGGCCAAACAAAGCTCATTTATTTCCCTGGCATCCCATCGCTTTAAGAACTCGTTTTTAAAGAGCCACCCATGAGCTGGGTGGGAAGAAAACCCGGAGTCGCACAACCTTTCAGTGTGTGCCATAAAAACACTTATCCGGCACCCCAACTTcaaataaaaaggaaagaacaaaaaatgaGCACACGAAGAGCTAGAAAGATCAAAAAACCATGGCAAAAAGCGAGAATGTTTTACCCTCCACTTTTTAAAATGACTTTTCATGCTAAATAAGTACACAAACAACATCGCAAAGGTTCTGAAGGACGAGCAGGGATACTTTTACTGCCTTTTCTGCTCCCATGTGAGCCTGGGTCTCTGGTGTCtgtatattaatttattatcattatcagTGATTTAAAAATGGCGTCATGACGTCGTAAATTGTAAACGTCATTGTCTAAGACTGGGGACCACTTAACACGACTCGCCTGAGCTACTCCCGATGCTTACGTTGTTCTAATGGTCtgttttgaaaaaaatttaaaaaacaaaaataaataggtTTACGTTCGTTTCAAAGGTTCTATTTTAGCGATGGCCTGACAGAATATATAATTAATGTTTCAAGCGAGGGCGGCTGAAGGAGTTGTTTAAAGAAATGTGAAGTAATTTAAAAAGCTAagtgtatttttattgaatttgctgacgtaaatatatgttttatagaaaaatgggaaaataattTGGCAACAGAGCACAGCAAGCATAGCAGTTTACTTGTCTAGTTGAAAGTGAACAGATcaaataagaaatatattaaGACCCAagaaaattcatatttatttactccAGGCATGAATCACATAATGCAAAAATGTATACTGACTATGGAGGAGGAATCTCGGCATATAAATCTGACAAAACGATGTGGTGGTAACTGCAACGAaagaaaattagaaaaattatCAAGCCCAATTGTTCCAGGCGTCAGTTGTATTTCACGGAAGCGATCGATTCCTTGGGAGGAGAACACACCTGAGAATTTTTCCGCAAAACGAGCACGAAAGCAGATCCCAAACAGGAAGTTAAAAATAAGTAGGGATCCTGAGGTTccaaataattttttgataGATTTGCCAGTATTAGGAAAATTATCAAGCCCAATTGTTCCAGGCGTCAGTGGTATTTCTCGGAAGCGATCGATTCCCTGGGATGAGAACACACCTGAGAATTTTTCAGCAAAACGAGCACGAAAGCAGATCCCAAAAAGGATGTTAAAAATAAGTAGGGAGCCTGAGGTTCCAAATGATTTTTTGATAGATTTGCCAGTATTGCTTGACACTGACCCCAGTGATTGGGAGGAAGGTTCTCCAAAATCAGAGCTTCAGGCGGCCAAATCCAAAACTGAAGATAGCAGAAATCTGTTTACCTATCAgcaattaaaacttatttGCTGTGAAATGATGAATCAATGCGAGAATCGAGTAGTGCAGGAATATGAAGTAGCATTGACTCAAAAAATGGCAGAGCAGTATGATACATTCATCAAGTTCAACCACGACCAATTGCAGCGAGAATGTGAACATAAGGCCAGTTATTTGTTGTAGTGAAgactatatttttattttttttttcgaaaattgtttatattagTTATCAAAGAATGAAGTAATATCTTTGCAGCAATAAACTGgatttatattgtatttttgtatttgttctAATACAAATGGTTTTTAATGGCTTAAATTAGTGTTAAAATCTGTTTGAAAAGCTACAAGAAACTTTCTGATCAGCTCTCCAACCAATTCCTTAATTGTGCAGAAAGCTATTACGGCCCACAAACAGCAAAAGTGGCCAACTTTTAATGCCTCAAAACTCCAGCTTCCTGACATCCTGCTCATCCAGTTCCCTTCCCGCGCTCAGCTAGTCGAGCAGGTTAAGCGATTTACGCGTCGCTAATTTACGCTAATGTTTGCCTTTCACATTTCCGCATAAATGCACAGACAATGTGGCAACGTCAGCCCCGGCTCCTGTTTTCCACACTTTTCCCCCACTGCACCCCGCATGCTCCCTCCAGACGTGTCCTGGTTGTCACATACGAGAGCATTTCCATATTCCGCCACCAAGACAACACTTTTGCAGGCTGTTTAAACATgaaataagtaaattatatgGCATCTTGTTGTGCCTGGCATTCTTATGAAACATTGGGGGCATGTCCTTGTGCTCTTTCTCGTgggggaaaatgttttttaatgaACTTAATTATTTCAGCTACCTCCGTGGCTGCCATTTTGATGCTCTTTGACTTTGTTCATTGTTTTTTAATCTTAAGGCAATCCAAATTTATTTTGGAGGAGCCTCTTTGTGGATTACtttgttaaatactttttttaacAAGAGTTAGAAAACCATTCGATTTCCATTGATAAAATATCAAGTTGATTCAGTAGCaacatgaaaaaataaaaatttaattcaaccAGAAAACTTAATTCTTGACATAATTCGATTAACGCAGCTCTTTTGACTGATGATCATATCACGAATTCCAAATCTTATTTTACTAAAATGTGATTTATCttcattacgcatacgccgagTGCTCTGGGCGTACGTAGTAAGCCAATCGAATTACCCCCTTGGTTAAATTTAATCTGTTTTAACGTCGAGCTCTCATTATCTCTTTGCAGCGACGAATATTCGATACCAGATCACAGGCGGTAACATAGGCAATGCATTTGCCGTACAGAACACCACCGGTGTTATTTACGTGGCAAGTCCACTTGACTACGAAACGAGGCCAAGGGTAAGTAGTCGACTACTCTGCGATTTCCACAACTGCTGAAACTATGGGTTTTGCTGCAGATCTAGTCTAAGCtgagaaaaaaattaatattttataacagaTTTTGGAACTTATTTTGGTATTAACATAATTTGACTTAtcagtacatacatatgtacaaatgaTTTATTGATGCCACATGTTTTGGTTTGTGTATCCACTTGTCTACAAGTTggtgcacatttttttttagtccTAGTTTCTTCGACTAGGTCCTTTCAGTTGCatgcataatttatatattttcccgCTTTAACgttgaacaacaaaaaagggaaatatgTAAAACTATGCAAAACTTTTCGGGGTGCTCTCCAAACTTTCGACCAGGCAAGCCAAGACGTATACAAAAATGAATccagaaaaaaaccaaaaattcgCTTACATGTAGCATTTCTATCTCAAAAAACTTCTGGGGTACAGAGGATATATATAGACAGCTGGCGTTACATTTCCCATTGCGCATTTTTAACGTGATTGCCAACACACTGATCTATCACTTGGAAAAATCAGTAAAGATTTCTTGCTATCTCTGAATAGATATCCAATTTACTTCAAAACAAAAGGGATAAGCTGATACTTGAGTATCTCTATAAAATATGGGAAAGGTATTACAAGTAGAAATAAATGTACCTATGAACAATGATAGATGGGTGCACTTTATATCGCAattctataaaaaataatgaaaagaactagtaaacttttttttttgtgtggaaCAGAGGCAGACACACATAGAAATCCGCACCCTGCCTAGCGTAGTCATCACCTATACGCAACTTGTTTTGGCACCCCAAACAGGACTGAAAATCCGTGTAGCTGTCAATATCCAGCCATGCAACAAGCAGTGGCAGTGCCACAACGGCCAAAACAACCAGCCACAGCACCCGGAACGTGTGTTGCCAATTTCGTATTTGGTACTActttttttcactttgttttgtttcagccgtggaaaaaaaatttcgcAGACCATTCATGCgaatttggcttttgttgttcacATTGCAACACAACAGGGGCAGTCTggtaattgaattaattgagttttgcTGATGAGCATTGTCCTCTTTCGTAATTcaccataaatatatgtttagCTTTGAAACGTTTACGCTAGATTATGAGAAAAGTT is part of the Drosophila yakuba strain Tai18E2 chromosome 2R, Prin_Dyak_Tai18E2_2.1, whole genome shotgun sequence genome and encodes:
- the LOC26534473 gene encoding akirin isoform X2, which codes for MNHIMQKCILTMEEESRHINLTKRCGVSCISRKRSIPWEENTPENFSAKRARKQIPNRKLKISRDPEVPNNFLIDLPVLGKLSSPIVPGVSGISRKRSIPWDENTPENFSAKRARKQIPKRMLKISREPEVPNDFLIDLPVLLDTDPSDWEEGSPKSELQAAKSKTEDSRNLFTYQQLKLICCEMMNQCENRVVQEYEVALTQKMAEQYDTFIKFNHDQLQRECEHKASYLL
- the LOC26534473 gene encoding akirin isoform X3; the encoded protein is MNHIMQKCILTMEEESRHINLTKRCGGNCNERKLEKLSSPIVPGVSCISRKRSIPWEENTPENFSAKRARKQIPNRKLKISVSGISRKRSIPWDENTPENFSAKRARKQIPKRMLKISREPEVPNDFLIDLPVLLDTDPSDWEEGSPKSELQAAKSKTEDSRNLFTYQQLKLICCEMMNQCENRVVQEYEVALTQKMAEQYDTFIKFNHDQLQRECEHKASYLL
- the LOC26534473 gene encoding akirin isoform X1 → MNHIMQKCILTMEEESRHINLTKRCGGVSCISRKRSIPWEENTPENFSAKRARKQIPNRKLKISRDPEVPNNFLIDLPVLGKLSSPIVPGVSGISRKRSIPWDENTPENFSAKRARKQIPKRMLKISREPEVPNDFLIDLPVLLDTDPSDWEEGSPKSELQAAKSKTEDSRNLFTYQQLKLICCEMMNQCENRVVQEYEVALTQKMAEQYDTFIKFNHDQLQRECEHKASYLL